A stretch of the Arachis stenosperma cultivar V10309 chromosome 6, arast.V10309.gnm1.PFL2, whole genome shotgun sequence genome encodes the following:
- the LOC130934329 gene encoding uncharacterized protein LOC130934329 has translation MDNSINQEAIADNNASVNNNLPVNPPILNDATNPNPPSINDSQSQVFNGGGIHKMKKHLAQITGDVKKCPKVPYDVEKQIKSLLKEIQTNKNKRKVSFSEEGGDEIEDEIDEAIAQEEQQRTSSQQVVIHEVDKWFAQWLLDCKIPFNAVILPFFQDMLDCVADASSIIKNASHLYILFSEVIEWIHSNDIVHVVTDNVANYIAAGRLINKKYDNIIKGPNWREIVRPGATRFATVFIILKSIFERKVDLLVDANDKPSLGYVYEGMLKADDAIKEMFKQNKTAYQLYIDIINSRWDKHLKKDLHAYNNLDSIEAMKELHLYRDRKESFDRPEAIRAASKLKLGKNI, from the exons ATGGATAATAGTATTAATCAAGAAGCAATTGCTGATAACAATGCATCTGTGAATAATAACTTGCCTGTCAATCCTCCTATTTTGAATGATGCTACTAATCCTAATCCCCCGAGCATTAACGATAGTCAGTCACAAG TTTTCAATGGAGGTGGAATTCACAAGATGAAGAAACATCTAGCACAGATTACTGGAGACGTGAAAAAATGTCCTAAAGTTCCATATGATGTGGAAAAACAGATAAAAAGTTTATTGAAAGAAATTCAgaccaacaaaaacaaaagaaaagtaagCTTTAGTGAAGAAGGTGGTGATGAGATAGAGGATGAAATTGATGAAGCAATAGCTCAAGAAGAACAGCAGCGTACTTCGAGTCAGCAAGTG GTGATACATGAGGTTGATAAATGGTTTGCTCAATGGCTTTTGGATTGTAAAATTCCATTTAATGCTGTGATATTGCCATTTTTCCAAGATATGCTGGATTGTGTTGCTG ATGCTTCCAGTATCATAAAAAATGCTTCACACTTGTATATTTTGTTTTCTGAGGTGATTGAATGGATTCACTCTAATGATATTGTGCATGTTGTGACTGATAATGTGGCCAATTATATTGCTGCTGGAAGGCTTATCAATAAGAAATATGATAATATCAT AAAAGGACCTAATTGGAGAGAAATTGTACGTCCTGGTGCAACCCGTTTTGCAACTGTGTTTATCATATTGAAGAGCATCTTTGAGCGTAAAGTGGATTT GCTTGTTGATGCTAATGACAAACCATCTTTGGGATATGTTTATGAAGGAATGCTAAAGGCGGATGATGCAATTAAAGAGATGTTTAAGCAAAACAAAACTGCATATCAGCTATACATAGATATTATCAACTCAAGATGGGACAAGCATTTGAAGAAAGATCTTCATGCA TATAACAATTTGGATTCAATTGAGGCAATGAAAGAATTACATTTATATAGAGATCGGAAAGAAAGCTTTGATAGACCAGAAGCTATTCGAGCTGCATCTAAACTTAAGCTTGGTAAGAATATTTGA